The Tolypothrix sp. PCC 7712 genome includes a window with the following:
- a CDS encoding peptidoglycan-binding domain-containing protein produces MEILVKGSKGYLVKLLQSYLQVLRYYSGKIDSDYGDMTQDAVDKFQTDVGIGPKEGVDDDTWNKLEQRLEPITKNLELQKFVQQIGDAQGAIETAKNKVETAQIAAENAKKEAESAKTAIDKAKNEAELASGKLVISASVVKVRESARRTGLIYDAAIALYKSIQNTQTEINEIIKTAKENVAKIRLTSPKSEADNADKVVANAEKQVKEIPEKVKNAESLKSKVENKVKEASEATEKAEAEETKVAIPFQNLTEVQNAVAVQEKAAKDAETAAKEALKDIQSAQQTISELKAKVEEDVQNLGNNEAASPIPAGPSNFSPLWDLFNQKDNLPLTSPPAEAPNQPPDGLGDINLSTLIHLFELDKSKQTNK; encoded by the coding sequence ATGGAAATACTAGTCAAAGGTTCTAAAGGTTATTTAGTAAAACTTTTGCAGAGCTATTTACAGGTTCTCAGATATTACTCAGGAAAAATCGATAGCGATTATGGGGATATGACCCAAGATGCAGTTGACAAATTTCAAACAGACGTAGGAATAGGTCCTAAGGAAGGAGTTGATGACGACACATGGAATAAGTTAGAACAACGTCTTGAACCAATCACAAAAAATCTGGAACTTCAAAAATTTGTTCAACAAATTGGTGATGCCCAAGGGGCGATTGAAACTGCTAAAAATAAAGTAGAAACTGCTCAGATTGCTGCAGAAAATGCCAAAAAAGAAGCTGAGTCTGCTAAGACTGCTATAGACAAGGCTAAAAATGAAGCTGAGTTAGCTTCTGGAAAATTGGTTATTTCTGCTTCTGTAGTCAAAGTTAGGGAAAGTGCAAGACGGACTGGTCTGATTTATGATGCTGCGATCGCACTATACAAAAGCATTCAAAATACACAGACAGAGATTAATGAAATAATCAAGACAGCCAAAGAGAATGTTGCCAAGATTAGACTAACCAGCCCCAAATCAGAAGCAGACAATGCCGATAAGGTTGTCGCAAATGCTGAAAAGCAAGTAAAGGAGATTCCAGAAAAAGTAAAAAATGCTGAAAGCTTGAAGTCAAAAGTTGAAAATAAAGTAAAAGAAGCCTCCGAAGCTACAGAAAAAGCGGAAGCTGAAGAAACAAAAGTTGCTATCCCCTTCCAAAATCTTACGGAAGTGCAGAATGCAGTGGCAGTTCAAGAAAAAGCTGCCAAAGATGCGGAAACAGCCGCAAAGGAAGCTTTAAAAGATATTCAATCTGCTCAACAAACAATTTCCGAGTTAAAAGCAAAAGTAGAAGAAGATGTCCAAAACTTAGGAAACAATGAGGCAGCATCTCCTATACCAGCTGGCCCATCTAACTTTTCACCACTTTGGGATTTATTTAATCAAAAGGACAATCTTCCCCTGACTTCACCTCCAGCAGAAGCCCCTAATCAACCACCAGATGGATTAGGAGATATTAACTTATCCACATTAATACACCTGTTTGAGTTAGATAAATCCAAGCAGACAAATAAATAA
- a CDS encoding IS701 family transposase, with the protein MVQPRPAAPTVKFVDEYCQWYKSLFPDVRSFEAFKYLHVGCISDLKRKTLPEIAKIVGLDNQQGLHHFLTTSPWDIEKLRTLRLELILQVLKGRPIILIIDETGDKKKGSKTDYVKRQYIGNLGKTDNGIVAVTVYGVFCGMTFPLLFEVYKPRERLQAGDKYRTKPEIAAILIKKLQSMGFKFNLVLADSLYGESGKNFISVLDELNLNYIVAIRSNHYVEILPRQHIQYLKWQKFQRVFSDLSRENRFIREIIPGKRGELRYWQITTDPENLPDNTTWYVMSKYPDITPREVGNFYGLRTWVEYGLKQSKNELGWSDFRLTHYPDIERWWEIICSAYLMVSLHSEQLFQSPSQRESKFVSHPWWDNGNGWKNILNNLRLIIQPFTLFNLIYPWLTVFPIPQLALGFFKLQSIIYSLTSSIFISLIHPDFYFSSA; encoded by the coding sequence ATGGTACAGCCCCGTCCAGCCGCACCAACAGTCAAATTTGTGGACGAATATTGCCAGTGGTATAAAAGTCTGTTTCCAGATGTTAGGAGTTTCGAGGCTTTTAAATATCTCCATGTAGGCTGCATTTCTGATCTAAAACGTAAAACATTGCCAGAAATAGCAAAAATCGTAGGATTAGATAACCAGCAAGGGTTGCATCATTTTCTAACTACATCACCTTGGGATATAGAAAAGTTAAGAACCTTAAGGTTAGAGTTAATTTTACAAGTGCTAAAAGGTAGACCAATCATTTTAATTATTGATGAGACAGGGGATAAAAAGAAAGGGAGCAAGACAGATTATGTGAAACGGCAGTATATAGGAAATTTGGGAAAAACAGATAATGGAATTGTGGCAGTGACAGTATATGGTGTTTTCTGTGGGATGACATTTCCATTACTGTTTGAAGTGTATAAACCCAGGGAAAGATTACAGGCAGGAGATAAGTACCGCACTAAACCAGAAATAGCAGCAATACTGATAAAAAAGCTACAATCAATGGGTTTTAAATTCAACTTAGTACTTGCAGATAGCTTATATGGAGAGAGTGGTAAGAATTTCATATCTGTATTAGATGAACTAAACTTGAACTATATAGTAGCGATTCGGTCAAATCATTATGTAGAAATACTTCCACGACAACATATTCAATATTTAAAGTGGCAGAAGTTTCAAAGGGTATTCTCTGACTTGAGTCGGGAAAATCGATTTATTAGAGAAATTATTCCGGGAAAACGTGGAGAACTTAGATATTGGCAAATTACTACAGATCCAGAAAATTTGCCTGATAACACTACTTGGTATGTGATGAGTAAATATCCAGACATTACGCCAAGAGAAGTTGGAAATTTTTACGGTTTAAGAACTTGGGTCGAGTACGGGTTAAAACAAAGTAAGAATGAATTAGGTTGGTCAGATTTTCGCCTGACTCACTACCCAGATATTGAGCGATGGTGGGAAATTATTTGCAGTGCTTATTTAATGGTTAGTCTGCATTCGGAGCAACTGTTTCAGTCTCCATCACAACGAGAGTCAAAATTTGTTTCACATCCTTGGTGGGATAATGGAAATGGCTGGAAGAACATTCTTAACAATCTTCGTTTGATTATTCAACCTTTTACTTTATTTAATCTGATATATCCCTGGTTAACGGTTTTTCCTATTCCTCAATTAGCTTTGGGTTTTTTTAAACTTCAATCTATTATTTATAGCCTCACCAGTTCAATTTTTATATCCCTGATTCACCCTGATTTCTACTTTTCCTCTGCCTAG
- a CDS encoding alpha-ketoglutarate-dependent dioxygenase AlkB family protein, translated as MSLFNERTPVLPVTYYPEFLSQEEAGVLYQHCLKLQWQQNQIKMVGKTLLVPRLECIYGDEGCEYLYSKSVLLKPLPWTSSLAQLRDRITAVTGYSFRIVIGNQYRSGQDSIGWHADNESSMGLNPAIASVSLGAERKFQIKPIGGKPTDFWLEHGSLLFMHPGCQSTHLHQVPKTKKLVGTRINLTFRPHVGGNK; from the coding sequence ATGTCCCTTTTTAACGAACGTACGCCAGTTTTACCAGTCACTTATTATCCAGAGTTCCTTAGCCAAGAGGAAGCTGGCGTGTTATACCAGCACTGCTTAAAACTGCAATGGCAACAGAACCAAATAAAAATGGTGGGTAAAACTTTACTTGTACCCCGGCTGGAATGCATCTACGGTGACGAAGGTTGTGAGTATTTGTATTCCAAAAGCGTGCTATTAAAACCATTGCCTTGGACTTCATCGCTGGCCCAGTTGAGAGACAGGATTACTGCTGTTACTGGCTACAGCTTCCGTATCGTCATTGGCAACCAGTATAGAAGTGGACAGGACAGCATAGGGTGGCACGCAGATAATGAATCGTCGATGGGCCTAAATCCGGCGATTGCATCTGTAAGTTTGGGTGCAGAGCGGAAGTTTCAGATAAAGCCCATCGGGGGCAAGCCGACTGATTTCTGGCTGGAACACGGGAGTTTGCTCTTTATGCACCCTGGTTGTCAGTCCACGCACCTTCATCAAGTTCCCAAAACCAAGAAATTGGTTGGCACAAGAATTAACTTAACTTTTCGTCCGCATGTAGGAGGCAACAAATGA
- a CDS encoding helix-turn-helix domain-containing protein, whose protein sequence is MTSLALMMNPPVPPKYTKRSDRKAVQNLKVKLRCKLQDLIDEHGLTRTALAEATGLTAGAIRGLCENTAKRYDADTITVLCVYFNCQISDFFELVPKD, encoded by the coding sequence ATGACATCTCTAGCTTTAATGATGAATCCTCCCGTTCCGCCTAAGTACACCAAGCGTAGTGATAGAAAAGCCGTGCAGAACCTTAAGGTGAAGCTACGTTGCAAATTGCAAGATTTAATTGACGAACATGGGTTAACTCGAACAGCTTTAGCTGAGGCAACAGGGTTAACCGCAGGCGCAATACGTGGCTTATGCGAGAACACTGCAAAACGTTATGACGCTGATACCATAACTGTTTTATGTGTTTATTTTAATTGCCAAATTTCAGATTTCTTTGAATTGGTTCCAAAAGACTAA
- a CDS encoding DUF5674 family protein produces the protein MILLLRNRATSEQLEQMLEQHKFYIKTAVDIERRVLVGGGELHVDCEQVLLDDGSRQQDIWAASFMPVTGRIICESMVNLRPRQNRSMEILDSNIRERVAQIIIEFLGNL, from the coding sequence ATGATTCTTTTGTTACGCAATCGCGCTACAAGTGAGCAACTTGAACAAATGTTAGAACAGCACAAGTTCTACATTAAAACAGCAGTAGATATTGAGCGTAGAGTATTAGTTGGCGGCGGTGAGCTACACGTTGATTGTGAACAAGTGCTGTTGGATGATGGTAGTAGACAGCAGGATATTTGGGCTGCTAGTTTCATGCCAGTGACTGGGAGGATTATATGCGAATCTATGGTTAATCTGCGTCCTCGCCAAAATCGGTCAATGGAAATTTTAGACTCTAATATTAGAGAAAGAGTTGCTCAAATCATTATTGAGTTCTTGGGAAACTTATGA